The Candidatus Nomurabacteria bacterium genome segment TCACTAGGGCTTTTGAGTATAAATGGTTTGGTCGCTGCAGACTATGTATTGATACCAGTGCAAACTGAATACTACGCCATGGAAGGCATTGGCCAACTGGTGCAAACCATTCAGCGTATTCAACAAACGCTTAATCCTACGCTTAGTATTGTAGGAGTCGTCATGACGATGTACGATACCAGAACATCATTAAGTTCGCAGGTAAGGGCAGAAATAGAGCGAGTCTTTGGTGATTTAGTCTGTAAAACAGTTATTCCGCGTAATGTTCGTTTGGCAGAGGCACCCAGCCATGGTAAATCAATTGCTACGTATGATAAATGGTCAAAAGGAGCGCGGAGCTATAAATCGCTCGCAAAGGAGGTGATGCAACGTGTCTAAAAAAGGGTTAGGAAGAGGCTTTGATAGTTTAGTACCAGAAGGTACGAATATAGACGGTGTGACGATTCCAAAAAATGAAAAAATACATAAGCTTGCCATAGATATTGTTCAGCCAAAAAGCAATCAACCTCGGCAGCTGTTTGATGAACAACAATTGCAACAACTGGCTTTGAGTATTGAAGCACAAGGGATACTACAACCAATTATTGTTGCAGAAATTGAACATAA includes the following:
- a CDS encoding ParA family protein — protein: MKTIAVVNQKGGVGKTTTAINVAVYIARSGKNVLLVDLDPQGNATSGLGIDKYESDKSIYDVLVNDTSPDIVRHTTIEKNLHIITSNHNLSGAEVDLVSIARREYRLSTALSAIESEYDICIIDCPPSLGLLSINGLVAADYVLIPVQTEYYAMEGIGQLVQTIQRIQQTLNPTLSIVGVVMTMYDTRTSLSSQVRAEIERVFGDLVCKTVIPRNVRLAEAPSHGKSIATYDKWSKGARSYKSLAKEVMQRV